One Flagellimonas sp. CMM7 genomic region harbors:
- a CDS encoding EamA family transporter: MGKSSNSTLVILAFFAIYVIWGSTYLLNKIAVLELPPFMLASFRFTTAGILIFIIAKMMGIQVLITRKQLWNTIIAGFLFLSFGNGVVVWALRYVDTGFAALEISAQPLIILLLMRVLQGKKIQPMSVVGVIFGIIGIYLLVSQKQVITKEGSVLGMVMIFFCMLSWGYGSLFVAKADLPTNYFVNTGYQMFTGGIILALMSVGFNEEWTSPLVWSGKVQVVMILLVIFGSILAFTSFNYLLKSVSPEKVATSTYVNPIVALILGWYFLNEEITVQSMIAAVVLLTGVYFINAKKTLAIFERFKR, encoded by the coding sequence ATGGGAAAGTCCTCAAACTCTACGCTTGTCATTCTTGCCTTTTTTGCGATTTACGTAATATGGGGCTCTACCTATTTGCTTAATAAGATTGCTGTATTGGAGCTACCGCCATTTATGTTGGCTTCATTTCGTTTTACCACTGCGGGGATCTTAATTTTCATTATTGCGAAGATGATGGGAATTCAAGTATTAATTACTAGAAAGCAATTGTGGAATACTATAATTGCCGGGTTCCTTTTTTTAAGTTTTGGGAATGGGGTGGTAGTATGGGCGTTGCGCTATGTAGATACTGGTTTTGCTGCCTTGGAAATATCTGCACAGCCACTTATTATTTTATTGTTGATGAGAGTTTTACAAGGAAAAAAAATACAACCAATGTCTGTTGTTGGTGTCATTTTTGGAATCATTGGTATATATCTTTTAGTAAGTCAAAAACAGGTTATAACAAAGGAAGGCTCGGTCTTGGGAATGGTCATGATATTTTTCTGCATGTTGAGTTGGGGCTATGGCAGTCTTTTTGTTGCCAAAGCCGACCTGCCAACAAACTACTTTGTTAACACAGGTTATCAAATGTTTACTGGTGGTATTATTTTGGCATTGATGAGTGTTGGGTTCAATGAAGAATGGACCTCACCATTGGTTTGGAGTGGAAAGGTGCAGGTTGTAATGATATTGCTGGTCATTTTTGGTAGTATTCTGGCATTTACTTCTTTCAATTACTTATTAAAATCGGTTTCTCCAGAGAAAGTGGCAACCTCTACCTATGTAAACCCCATCGTTGCACTCATTTTAGGGTGGTATTTCCTAAATGAAGAAATAACGGTACAATCCATGATAGCAGCTGTAGTTTTGCTTACCGGAGTCTACTTCATTAATGCCAAAAAGACTTTGGCCATTTTTGAAAGGTTTAAAAGATAG
- a CDS encoding YceI family protein → MRVFSFCLFLVIGLSVNLVNGQKTKIKSAQISFEFVSKKVKGTISGFKSESSIDVGNLENSIFKGSVSSETLDTNSGLRNWSLKSGKYFDADDYPKISFKSNKVKLEGEKLVVNGELTIKETLKPITITFTRKENQLIGTTSLYSIDYGIKIKKKREDNLVKIKMVFDINS, encoded by the coding sequence ATGAGAGTCTTTTCGTTTTGTTTGTTTTTAGTAATTGGCCTGTCCGTAAATCTAGTTAATGGGCAAAAAACCAAAATCAAGAGTGCCCAAATATCTTTTGAATTTGTTTCCAAGAAGGTAAAAGGAACTATTTCGGGTTTTAAATCAGAATCTTCAATAGATGTTGGTAATTTGGAGAATTCAATTTTTAAGGGTTCCGTTTCTTCCGAAACTTTAGATACCAATAGCGGATTAAGAAACTGGTCTTTAAAAAGTGGAAAGTATTTTGATGCTGATGACTATCCTAAAATCTCTTTTAAAAGCAATAAGGTTAAACTGGAAGGTGAAAAGCTAGTCGTTAATGGTGAGCTTACCATCAAGGAAACCTTAAAACCGATTACGATAACCTTTACCAGAAAAGAAAATCAACTTATCGGAACCACTTCCTTATATTCCATTGATTACGGAATCAAAATCAAGAAAAAAAGAGAAGACAATCTGGTGAAGATTAAAATGGTCTTTGATATAAACAGTTAG
- a CDS encoding acyl carrier protein, with product MQEERYQKLKEIVQTYLPDDVSVEAIQLESNFTQELNINSANLVDIVLDVEDAFDIMLENEDMDGMQTVKDALQIIDHKINAK from the coding sequence ATGCAAGAAGAAAGATATCAGAAATTAAAGGAAATTGTGCAAACCTATTTGCCGGATGATGTCTCTGTGGAAGCGATACAATTAGAAAGTAATTTTACTCAAGAATTGAACATTAACTCTGCCAATCTAGTGGATATTGTTTTGGATGTTGAAGACGCTTTCGATATCATGCTGGAAAACGAAGACATGGATGGCATGCAAACGGTTAAGGACGCACTCCAAATAATAGATCATAAAATAAATGCTAAATGA